In the Kwoniella shivajii chromosome 2, complete sequence genome, one interval contains:
- a CDS encoding 26S protease regulatory subunit 8: MAVATQKMPKTPSVIPGGSIKTYYQNKIEAAELSITKKTQNLRRLEAQRNALNTRVRLLREELQVLQEPGSYVGEVVKVMGKKKVLVKVQPEGKYVVDFSPDIPLSSLTPNIRVALRADSYLLHSILPNKIDPLVSLMMVEKVPDSTYEMVGGLDKQIKEIKEVIELPVKHPELFESLGIAQPKGVLLYGPPGTGKTLLARAVAHHTDCRFIRVSGSELVQKYIGEGSRMVRELFVMAREHAPSIIFMDEIDSIGSSRGEGGGGGGDSEVQRTMMELLNQLDGFEPTKNIKVIMATNRIDILDSALLRPGRIDRKIEFPPPNPEARITILKIHSRKMSLQRGINFRSLAEKMGHCSGAEVRGICTEAGMYALRERRQYVGQEDFEMAIAKVLKKNSESNMSVNKLFS, from the exons ATGGCCGTGGCGACTCAAAAGATGCCCAAGACTCCTTCTGTGATCCCAGGCGGAAgtatcaag ACGTATTACCAGAATAAGATCGAAGCTGCTGAATTAAGTATTACGAAGAAAACTCAAAATCTCAGACGTCTTGAAGCTCAACGAAATGCCTTGAACACCAGAG TGAGACTGCTTCGAGAGGAATTACAGGTCTTACAGGAGCCAGGAAGTTATGTTGGTGAAGTGGTTAAAGtgatgggaaagaagaaggtcttGGTCAAAGTCCAACCTGAAGGCAAATATG TTGTCGACTTTTCCCCGGATAtccctctttcctctttAACTCCCAATATCCGAGTGGCTCTTCGAGCCGATTCTTACTTACTACATTCTATCTTACCCAACAAGATTGATCCTCTCGTATCACTGATGATGGTCGAGAAAGTTCCTGATTCCACATACGAGATGGTAGGAGGGTTAGATaaacaaatcaaagaaatcaaagaagtGATTGAATTACCAGTTAAACATCCAGAATTATTCGAATCATTAGGTATAGCACAACCTAAAGGTGTGTTACTTTATGGACCACCCGGAACAGGTAAAACTTTACTAGCAAGAGCTGTAGCACATCATACAGACTGTAGATTCATTAGAGTATCAGGGTCTGAATTGGTGCAAAAGTACATCGGCGAGGGTTCGAGAATGGTCAGAGAACTTTTTGTCATGGCAAGAGAACACGCTCCTTCCATCATATTCATGGATGAGATCGATTCTATTGGAAGCTCCCGAGGGGAGggaggaggcggaggaggagattCAGAAGTTCAAAGAACGATGATGGAATTGTTGAATCAATTGGATGGTTTTGAACCTACGAAAAACATCAAA GTCATCATGGCTACCAATCGAATAGATATCCTCGATTCGGCACTCTTACGACCAGGTCGTATTGATCGAAAAATCGAATTCCCTCCCCCAAACCCCGAAGCTAGAATTACTATCCTCAAAATCCACTCAAGAAAG ATGTCATTACAACGAGGGATCAACTTCAGATCATTAGCTGAGAAAATGGGTCATTGTTCAGGTGCAGAAGTTAGAGGTATATGTACTGAAgcag GTATGTACGCTCTGAGGGAGAGAAGACAATACGTTGGACAAGAAGATTTCGAAATGGCTATTGCgaaggtattgaagaagaactcaGAGAGCAATATGAGTGTCAACAAATTATTCAGTTAA